One segment of Macrotis lagotis isolate mMagLag1 chromosome 1, bilby.v1.9.chrom.fasta, whole genome shotgun sequence DNA contains the following:
- the ID1 gene encoding DNA-binding protein inhibitor ID-1, whose amino-acid sequence MKVASGSAAAAGPSCALKAGKVSGGAGEVVRCLSEQSVAISRCGGAGGRLPALLDEQQVNVLLYDMNGCYSRLKELVPTLPQNRKVSKVEILQHVIDYIWDLQLELDGPPGGRGLPARAPLTTLNGEMSALAAEAACVGADDRILCR is encoded by the exons ATGAAGGTTGCGAGTGGtagcgccgccgccgccggccccAGCTGCGCCCTCAAGGCCGGGAAGGTGTCCGGGGGCGCCGGGGAGGTGGTGCGCTGCCTGTCGGAGCAGAGCGTGGCCATCTCGCGCTGCGGCGGGGCGGGCGGCCGGCTGCCCGCCCTGCTGGACGAGCAGCAGGTGAACGTGCTGCTGTACGACATGAACGGCTGCTACTCGCGCCTCAAGGAGCTGGTGCCCACGCTGCCCCAGAACCGCAAGGTCAGCAAGGTGGAGATCCTGCAGCACGTCATCGACTACATCTGGGACCTGCAGCTGGAGCTGGACGGGCCCCCCGGGGGCCGCGGCCTGCCCGCCCGCGCGCCCCTCACCACCCTCAACGGCGAGATGAGCGCCCTGGCCGCCGAG GCTGCCTGCGTCGGCGCGGACGACCGGATCCTCTGCCGCTGA